A window of Acropora muricata isolate sample 2 chromosome 3, ASM3666990v1, whole genome shotgun sequence contains these coding sequences:
- the LOC136912222 gene encoding probable E3 ubiquitin-protein ligase RNF144A, with protein sequence MLPAVFTTAMPERGSVLRNCKAAGSRSSRACKPKSDLETFYCKICLCEYSAKKGQMLETCACKFCKECLQQYLLHSINNGSVLKIPCPDALCPNSGQILKKEVALLVNDKLFQKYVALRKKKEIAVDKTKAFCPIAGCDGVCSGVPGTEQPAVCKECGYSFCFDCKESWHMNMTCEEYRATVSDSSSGVRFVDILRENGEAGDIKECPLCQVLILREAGCAQMMCGHCKHIFCWHCLKSLDSDIMLRHYDKGPCRNKLGHSRASLFFHRTQVIAGFAFFGLMVLVASPFLLLVSPCLLLSKCMFHK encoded by the exons ATGTTACCAGCTGTTTTCACCACTGCCATGCCAGAGAGAGGCAGTGTTCTACGGAACTGTAAGGCAGCTGGCTCAAGGTCATCACGAGCTTGTAAACCAAAGTCTGATTTAGAAACATTTTATTGCAAGATATGCCTCTGTGAATATTCAGCCAAGAAGGGACAAATGTTGGAGACCTGTGCTTGTAAATTCTGCAAGGAG TGCCTTCAGCAGTATTTATTGCACTCAATTAACAATGGCAGTGTTCTCAAGATACCATGTCCAGATGCACTGTGTCCAAACAGTGGCCAAATTCTTAAGAAAGAG GTTGCTTTGTTAGTTAATGACAAATTGTTTCAAAAGTATGTAGCTCTTCGAAAGAAGAAAG AGATTGCTGTAGATAAAACAAAAGCCTTCTGTCCAATAGCTGGCTGTGATGGGGTTTGCAGTGGTGTTCCAGGAACTGAGCAGCCTGCAGTCTGCAAAGAG TGTGGATATTCTTTCTGTTTTGATTGCAAAGAGAGCTGGCACATGAATATGACGTGTGAGGAGTATAGGGCTACAGTATCAGATTCATCCTCAGGTGTCAG ATTTGTAGATATCCTGAGAGAGAATGGTGAAGCTGGTGATATCAAAGAATGCCCTCTCTGCCAAGTGCTGATCTTGAGAGAAGCTGGGTGTGCTCAAATGATGTGTGGTCATTGTAAACACATCTTCTGTTGGCATTGTCTCAAGTCGTTAGAT AGCGACATCATGTTGCGTCATTACGACAAAGGTCCATGTCGAAACAAGCTAGGACATTCAAGGGCCTCTCTTTTCTTTCACAGAACACAG gTCATTGCTGGATTTGCATTTTTTGGATTGATGGTTCTAGTAGCATCACCTTTTCTCCTCCTAGTGTCACCTTGTTTGTTGTTATCCAAGTGTATGTTTCATAAATAA